From a region of the Mycobacterium sp. SMC-8 genome:
- a CDS encoding HAD-IC family P-type ATPase gives MARETTTADVQRVAEEADFAGLAHARSRADILAALRTTAAGLTSVDAQTRLAETGPNRLPAPPHRSPLMRFLAQFNNVLIYILIAAAVLKAILGGWIDAAVIGAAAIINSVVGYLQEGKAEKALDSIREMLSVSARVLRDGQWTNVDAATLVPGDVVRIGSGDRIPADLRLLEVNNLRVEESALTGESVPTAKRVTHVESDVGLGDRTSMVYSGTIVAAGTGVGVVTATGTATEIGRIQTMISEVEGIDTPLTRKLEQFGRQLSVLILAMAAVMLIIGRVIHQFSIEDLISAAIGFAVAAIPEGLPAVVTVTLALGVQQMARRNAITRKLPAVEALGSVNVICSDKTGTLTQNEMTVRTVITSRHRYAVTGAGYAPHGDLELDGAAAGLAAHPDLNAVIVTMSLCNDSRLVEVDGHWRVVGEPTEGALRALAHKAGIGRPMRRLAEIPFESAHKFMVTLDEAPDGERWLHVKGAPDRLLERAATQLRGGVTEALDSAFWHARVDELSHQGLRVLAAARRPAGTADGVAIEDVDSGLEFLGIVGIVDPPRPEAIEAIANCHSAGIRVKMITGDHVGTAKAIAREMGIGAEGEPSALTGADLQAMSQPRLREVVNQVDVFARTSPEHKLRIVSALQAEGDAVAMTGDGVNDAPALTRADIGVAMGVKGTEATKEAAGIVLADDNFATIERAVEEGRRIYDNIRKSVLFLLPTNGSQSLVILVAVLFGFALPLQPVQILWVNLVTGVTLALALVFEKAEDGLMTRPPRPATQPVVRLADVSMIALVSVLVAGAALAIFFIGRANGYPLPVAQTAAVNMLAMGQLAYLFNCRFVSRSSLRPAVLRGNPWVWRMAAALLALQLVFIYAPFMNAWFHSAPITLLGWGVALLFSVMIFLMVEAAKAVGLRLGY, from the coding sequence ATGGCGCGAGAAACCACCACGGCCGACGTCCAGCGGGTAGCTGAGGAGGCCGATTTCGCGGGGCTGGCGCACGCCCGCAGCCGAGCCGACATCCTGGCGGCGCTGCGCACCACCGCCGCCGGCCTTACCTCGGTGGACGCGCAGACCCGACTCGCCGAAACCGGCCCCAACCGGCTGCCTGCGCCCCCTCACCGCTCGCCGTTGATGCGTTTCCTCGCGCAGTTCAACAACGTGCTGATCTACATCCTCATCGCCGCCGCCGTGCTTAAGGCGATCCTGGGCGGGTGGATCGATGCCGCGGTCATCGGCGCGGCGGCGATCATCAACAGCGTCGTGGGCTACCTGCAGGAGGGTAAGGCCGAGAAGGCGCTCGACAGCATCCGCGAGATGCTGTCGGTGTCGGCGCGGGTGCTGCGCGACGGACAGTGGACGAATGTCGACGCCGCGACCCTGGTGCCGGGCGACGTGGTGCGGATCGGTTCGGGCGACCGCATCCCTGCCGATCTGCGCCTGCTCGAGGTGAACAACCTGCGGGTGGAGGAGTCGGCGCTGACCGGTGAGTCGGTGCCCACCGCCAAGAGGGTCACCCACGTCGAGTCCGATGTGGGTCTCGGCGACCGCACCTCGATGGTGTACTCAGGCACGATCGTGGCTGCGGGCACCGGTGTCGGCGTGGTGACCGCGACCGGGACGGCCACCGAGATCGGGCGCATCCAGACGATGATCTCCGAGGTCGAGGGCATCGACACGCCACTGACCCGCAAGCTGGAGCAGTTCGGCCGCCAACTGTCGGTGCTCATCCTCGCGATGGCCGCGGTGATGCTGATCATCGGCAGGGTCATCCATCAGTTCTCCATCGAGGACCTGATCTCCGCAGCGATCGGCTTCGCGGTTGCGGCCATCCCGGAGGGACTGCCGGCGGTGGTGACGGTGACCCTGGCGCTCGGCGTGCAGCAGATGGCGCGGCGTAACGCGATCACCCGCAAGCTGCCCGCGGTCGAAGCGCTCGGGTCGGTCAACGTGATCTGTTCGGACAAGACCGGCACCCTGACCCAGAACGAGATGACGGTGCGCACCGTCATCACGTCACGCCACCGCTATGCCGTCACCGGCGCCGGCTACGCCCCGCACGGCGATCTCGAACTCGACGGCGCCGCAGCAGGACTGGCCGCGCACCCCGACCTGAACGCGGTGATCGTCACGATGTCGCTGTGCAACGACTCGCGGCTGGTGGAGGTCGACGGTCACTGGCGGGTGGTCGGTGAGCCGACCGAAGGGGCTTTGCGCGCGCTCGCGCACAAGGCCGGTATCGGGCGCCCCATGCGCCGGCTGGCCGAGATCCCGTTCGAGTCGGCACACAAGTTCATGGTCACCCTCGACGAAGCACCGGACGGGGAACGGTGGCTGCACGTCAAGGGCGCTCCGGACCGCCTGCTCGAAAGGGCGGCCACACAGCTTCGCGGCGGTGTGACCGAAGCGCTGGACAGCGCGTTCTGGCACGCGCGCGTCGACGAACTCAGCCATCAGGGGCTGCGGGTGCTCGCCGCGGCACGGCGCCCCGCCGGCACCGCCGACGGCGTCGCGATCGAGGACGTCGACAGCGGGCTGGAGTTTCTGGGCATCGTTGGCATCGTCGACCCGCCCCGCCCGGAGGCCATCGAGGCGATCGCCAACTGCCACAGCGCCGGAATCCGGGTGAAGATGATCACCGGTGACCACGTCGGCACCGCCAAGGCCATCGCACGCGAGATGGGCATCGGCGCCGAGGGCGAGCCGTCGGCGCTGACCGGAGCCGACCTGCAGGCCATGAGCCAGCCGCGACTGCGGGAGGTGGTCAACCAGGTCGACGTCTTCGCCCGGACCAGTCCGGAGCACAAGCTGCGAATCGTCAGCGCGCTGCAGGCCGAGGGCGATGCGGTCGCGATGACCGGCGACGGCGTCAACGACGCGCCCGCGCTGACCCGGGCAGACATCGGCGTCGCGATGGGGGTCAAGGGCACCGAGGCCACCAAGGAGGCGGCCGGCATCGTGTTGGCCGACGACAACTTCGCCACCATCGAGCGCGCCGTCGAAGAGGGCCGCCGGATCTACGACAACATCCGCAAGTCGGTGCTGTTCCTGTTGCCGACCAACGGGTCTCAGTCTCTGGTCATCCTGGTGGCGGTGCTGTTCGGCTTCGCGCTACCGTTGCAGCCGGTGCAGATCCTGTGGGTCAACCTGGTCACCGGGGTGACGCTGGCACTGGCGCTGGTGTTCGAGAAGGCCGAGGACGGGTTGATGACCCGGCCGCCGCGGCCGGCCACGCAGCCCGTGGTCCGGCTTGCCGACGTATCGATGATCGCGCTGGTGTCGGTGCTCGTCGCCGGTGCGGCGCTGGCGATCTTCTTCATCGGCCGGGCCAACGGCTATCCGCTGCCGGTGGCGCAGACCGCGGCGGTGAACATGCTGGCGATGGGTCAGCTGGCCTACCTGTTCAACTGCCGGTTCGTGTCGCGATCGAGCTTGCGTCCGGCCGTCCTGCGGGGCAACCCGTGGGTGTGGCGGATGGCCGCCGCGCTGCTGGCGCTGCAGCTGGTGTTCATCTACGCGCCGTTCATGAACGCGTGGTTCCACTCGGCGCCGATCACACTGCTCGGCTGGGGCGTCGCGCTGCTCTTCTCCGTAATGATCTTCCTGATGGTCGAAGCCGCCAAGGCCGTCGGACTGCGGCTCGGCTACTGA
- a CDS encoding LLM class flavin-dependent oxidoreductase, protein MTSAIKLHWFLPTYGDSRLIVGGGHGTPAGAARGDRDASIDYLASIVRAAETFGFTGALIPTGAWCEDAFITAALLARETTSLAFLVAFRPGLVSPTLSAQMAATFSRHAPGRILLNVVVGGEAHEQRAFGDHLDKDGRYARADEFLDVVRRLWDGQTVTLDGEHIRVEDATIPTLPNPLPPLYFGGSSAAAGPVAARHANVYLTWGEPPAAVAEKIAWIRRLAAKQGRQVRFGIRLHVITRDTADEAWTQADKLIGALDEETVRSAQAGLGRSESEGQKRMLALHEAHRADGTWHDARTLEIAPNLWAGVGLVRGGAGTALVGSHTEVADRIAEYADAGIDEFIFSGYPHLEELYWLGEGVVPLLRERGLFAPDVKSAAPGSIPFLGAAR, encoded by the coding sequence GTGACTTCTGCGATCAAACTGCACTGGTTCCTTCCGACCTACGGAGACAGCCGGCTGATCGTCGGCGGAGGACACGGCACGCCGGCCGGCGCGGCCCGCGGCGATCGCGACGCGTCGATCGACTACCTCGCCTCGATCGTGCGCGCCGCCGAAACGTTCGGTTTCACCGGTGCGCTGATCCCGACCGGCGCGTGGTGCGAGGACGCGTTCATCACGGCGGCGCTGCTGGCCCGGGAGACGACGTCGCTGGCGTTCCTGGTGGCGTTCCGGCCGGGCCTGGTCAGCCCGACGCTGTCGGCGCAGATGGCGGCGACGTTCTCCCGGCACGCGCCCGGCCGGATCCTGCTCAACGTCGTGGTCGGCGGCGAGGCCCACGAACAGCGCGCGTTCGGTGACCATCTCGACAAGGACGGCCGGTACGCCCGCGCCGACGAATTCCTCGACGTGGTACGCCGGCTGTGGGACGGGCAGACGGTGACCCTCGACGGTGAACACATCCGGGTCGAGGACGCGACCATCCCGACGCTGCCGAACCCGTTGCCGCCCTTGTATTTCGGTGGCAGCTCCGCTGCCGCCGGCCCGGTGGCGGCACGCCATGCCAACGTGTATCTGACGTGGGGCGAACCGCCCGCCGCGGTGGCCGAGAAGATCGCATGGATCCGCCGGCTCGCCGCCAAGCAGGGTAGGCAGGTGCGGTTCGGGATCCGCTTGCACGTGATCACCCGCGACACCGCGGACGAGGCGTGGACACAGGCGGACAAGCTGATCGGTGCGCTCGACGAGGAGACCGTGCGCAGCGCCCAGGCCGGGCTGGGCCGCAGCGAGTCCGAGGGCCAGAAGCGGATGCTGGCCCTGCACGAGGCCCATCGCGCCGACGGCACCTGGCACGACGCCCGCACACTGGAGATAGCGCCCAACCTGTGGGCCGGCGTCGGTCTGGTTCGCGGCGGCGCGGGCACCGCGCTGGTGGGCAGCCACACCGAGGTGGCCGACCGCATCGCCGAGTACGCCGACGCCGGTATCGACGAGTTCATCTTCTCGGGCTATCCGCATCTGGAGGAGCTGTACTGGCTCGGCGAGGGCGTGGTGCCGCTGCTGCGCGAGCGCGGGCTGTTCGCGCCGGACGTGAAAAGTGCTGCGCCGGGCTCGATTCCGTTCCTCGGCGCGGCGCGGTGA